From Candidatus Limnocylindrales bacterium, the proteins below share one genomic window:
- a CDS encoding DUF1800 family protein: MADWNYENAAHLLRRVAFGGTPEQIQDFLDSHGSVEEAVASLLSFPVSTRKPPKGGNDFYEAKLKQQRWWLKSMLRARSHADEAREKLVLFWHNHLASGFTKQPETAFMSQQNGLFRRFAKGNFRDLVREFNRDPANLYYLDGILNYATNDGVTVAANENFAREIMELFTIGIFQLAEDGTDDPSKPNYTESDVHQLARALTGWVQLQGGKGVWRDWAWDGGTLDDNGDGMPDPITIFGVTNNNFRIGEEVAGTADDVLELLFGRTDDAGNPQAAMYLARKFWTWYAYPAPAPGLKTLLAGFADIFRDSDYEVTPMLQAMFSHDEFYSDSAKSRTVKSPVDYVVGAMKALGARSSGKYIGDSDELGRMIAEMGMDLFEPPNVAGWPGGKRWITTGTLVNRLDFARRLAELDYSSSMVRLSSIAGLPIGDANADPAAIIDAILHQIGLDGTQGGIALTSVQRDALIDFVTDGGSLATLDLSHEYTDHAQYLVRGAIALALQSGEFQIF, translated from the coding sequence ATGGCGGATTGGAACTACGAGAACGCCGCGCACCTGCTTCGCCGCGTCGCCTTCGGCGGAACGCCCGAGCAGATCCAGGATTTCCTCGACAGCCACGGCTCGGTCGAAGAGGCCGTGGCATCGCTGCTGAGCTTTCCGGTCTCGACGCGCAAGCCGCCCAAGGGCGGCAACGACTTCTACGAGGCCAAGCTCAAGCAGCAGCGTTGGTGGCTCAAGAGCATGCTGCGGGCACGCTCGCATGCCGACGAGGCGCGCGAGAAGCTGGTGCTGTTCTGGCACAACCACCTGGCCAGCGGCTTCACCAAGCAGCCGGAAACCGCGTTCATGTCGCAGCAGAACGGCCTGTTCCGGCGCTTCGCCAAAGGCAACTTCCGCGACCTGGTGCGCGAGTTCAACCGCGATCCGGCCAATCTCTACTACCTCGACGGCATTCTGAACTACGCCACCAACGACGGCGTGACGGTAGCGGCGAACGAGAACTTCGCCCGCGAGATCATGGAGCTGTTCACGATCGGCATCTTCCAGCTAGCCGAGGACGGGACCGACGATCCCTCCAAGCCGAACTACACCGAATCGGATGTGCACCAGCTCGCGCGCGCCCTGACGGGCTGGGTGCAGCTGCAGGGCGGCAAGGGCGTGTGGCGTGACTGGGCCTGGGACGGCGGAACGCTCGACGACAACGGCGACGGTATGCCGGACCCCATCACCATCTTCGGCGTGACCAACAACAACTTCCGCATCGGCGAGGAAGTTGCCGGCACCGCCGACGACGTGCTCGAGCTGCTCTTCGGCCGCACCGACGACGCGGGCAATCCGCAGGCCGCGATGTATCTGGCCCGCAAGTTCTGGACCTGGTACGCCTACCCGGCTCCCGCTCCGGGCCTGAAGACGCTGCTGGCCGGCTTTGCCGACATCTTCCGCGACAGCGACTACGAGGTCACGCCGATGCTGCAGGCGATGTTCTCGCACGACGAGTTCTACAGCGACTCGGCCAAGTCGCGCACGGTCAAGAGCCCGGTCGACTACGTCGTCGGCGCGATGAAGGCGCTCGGCGCCCGCAGCTCGGGCAAGTACATCGGCGATTCCGACGAGCTCGGCCGCATGATCGCCGAGATGGGAATGGATCTGTTCGAGCCGCCCAACGTGGCCGGATGGCCGGGCGGCAAGCGCTGGATCACCACCGGCACGCTGGTGAACCGGCTCGACTTCGCGCGTCGCCTGGCCGAGCTCGACTACAGCTCCTCGATGGTGCGCCTGTCGAGCATCGCCGGGCTTCCGATCGGCGATGCCAACGCCGATCCCGCCGCGATCATCGATGCGATCCTCCACCAGATCGGCCTCGACGGGACGCAGGGCGGTATTGCGCTGACGTCGGTTCAGCGCGATGCGCTGATCGACTTCGTCACCGACGGCGGCTCCCTGGCCACGCTCGACCTGAGCCACGAATACACCGACCACGCCCAGTACCTGGTGCGCGGCGCCATTGCCCTCGCCCTGCAGTCGGGCGAGTTCCAGATTTTCTAA
- a CDS encoding DUF1501 domain-containing protein gives MALTRRQFLKRSAIAGAGAALGPHMKWLPGTNVSYAAGPADAIVVFVQLYGGNDGLNTVYPLNGTQRTLYNQYRPTLRLPDTAGGLAPFVAEGFNASTILDIGQDAAGTNYALHPSMKAWHDIHLAGELAVVPGVHYPHADYSHFRSEVIYYTGDPIGSTGLGWMGKYMELAGFLPTDVPAVMMGGEYNPLFTPTTTSLLAFRQLGQLRFPAGSLGVEREATFRQLYVESSLSDPASFPELASLGVTGVASIDKFSEYYRSGCSNAGKVEALLVDEDGCYDGNNPLIYSSPLNPEYTPDLTYNRLARDLRHVAAAIRADVGARFFHVAVGGFDSHSSQEQGFYHSYLLHTVAEAVGAFWNEMKQTVSLPGLSGYQAGDLSPKVLVVTLSEFGRTNKQNATSAANAGTDHGRSAPQFVIGAGVQGGIHGEYPTLDDPDLDDDLRMAYDFRDFYGTMLERWLGVSASDIGPGPGKIFAATPEADDLGQSYTAYTPIPYLLP, from the coding sequence ATGGCTCTGACCCGACGACAGTTCCTCAAGAGAAGCGCCATCGCCGGCGCGGGCGCCGCGCTGGGCCCGCACATGAAGTGGCTGCCCGGCACCAACGTCAGCTACGCGGCCGGGCCCGCCGACGCCATCGTCGTCTTCGTGCAGCTCTACGGCGGAAACGACGGCCTCAACACCGTCTACCCGCTCAACGGCACGCAGCGCACGCTCTACAACCAGTACCGTCCGACGCTGCGCCTGCCCGATACGGCCGGCGGCCTGGCGCCGTTCGTCGCCGAAGGCTTCAACGCCAGCACGATCCTGGACATCGGACAGGACGCCGCCGGCACCAACTACGCGCTGCACCCGTCGATGAAGGCATGGCACGACATCCATCTGGCGGGCGAGCTGGCGGTGGTGCCGGGTGTGCACTATCCGCACGCCGACTACTCGCACTTCCGCAGCGAGGTCATCTACTACACCGGCGATCCCATCGGCAGCACGGGCCTGGGGTGGATGGGCAAGTACATGGAGCTTGCCGGCTTCCTGCCCACCGACGTGCCGGCCGTGATGATGGGCGGCGAGTACAATCCGCTGTTCACGCCGACGACCACGAGCCTTCTGGCGTTCCGGCAGCTCGGACAGCTTCGCTTTCCTGCCGGCAGCCTCGGCGTCGAGCGCGAGGCCACGTTCCGCCAGCTCTACGTCGAAAGCTCGCTGTCGGATCCGGCCTCGTTCCCGGAGCTGGCATCGCTCGGCGTCACCGGTGTCGCGTCCATCGACAAGTTCTCCGAGTACTATCGCAGCGGCTGCTCCAACGCCGGAAAGGTCGAGGCGCTGCTGGTGGATGAGGACGGCTGCTACGACGGCAACAATCCTCTGATCTACTCCTCACCGCTCAATCCGGAGTATACGCCCGACCTGACCTACAACCGTCTGGCGCGCGATCTGCGGCACGTGGCGGCGGCCATCCGCGCCGACGTGGGCGCGCGCTTCTTCCACGTCGCCGTCGGCGGCTTCGACTCTCATTCGAGCCAGGAGCAGGGCTTCTACCACTCCTACCTGCTCCATACGGTGGCCGAAGCGGTCGGCGCGTTCTGGAACGAGATGAAGCAGACCGTCTCGCTCCCGGGCCTCTCCGGCTATCAAGCCGGGGACCTGTCGCCGAAGGTCCTGGTGGTGACGCTCTCGGAGTTCGGCCGCACCAACAAGCAGAACGCGACGTCGGCGGCCAATGCCGGCACCGATCACGGGCGCAGCGCGCCGCAGTTCGTCATAGGCGCCGGCGTGCAGGGCGGCATCCACGGCGAATATCCGACGCTGGACGATCCCGATCTCGACGACGATCTGCGAATGGCCTACGACTTCCGCGATTTCTACGGGACCATGCTGGAGCGCTGGCTCGGCGTCTCTGCCTCCGACATCGGACCGGGGCCGGGCAAGATCTTCGCGGCCACGCCGGAAGCGGACGATCTCGGCCAGTCCTACACGGCCTACACGCCGATCCCGTACCTGCTCCCGTAG